In Daphnia magna isolate NIES linkage group LG5, ASM2063170v1.1, whole genome shotgun sequence, a single genomic region encodes these proteins:
- the LOC116923782 gene encoding normal mucosa of esophagus-specific gene 1 protein, translating to MSRILKFISFGKPVHPEVVPLLAIMGVALTGVTSFCIYALFTKNDVMLNHHSKIPPWEKSIDEVNPKLLNLHSLQKLDPEVRKLKEEINQKSA from the exons atgagccgaattttgaaattcatttccTTTGGCAAGCCCGTCCATCCTGAG GTTGTCCCGCTATTGGCCATCATGGGCGTCGCCTTAACCGGCGTGACGAGCTTCTGCATCTACGCGTTGTTCACCAAAAATGACGTCAT GCTTAACCATCACAGCAAGATTCCACCATGGGAGAAGAGCATCGACGAAGTCAATCCAAAG TTGTTGAACTTGCATTCCCTTCAGAAGCTGGACCCGGAAGTCCGCAAACTCAAGGAGGAAATCAACCAAAAAAGCGCCTGA
- the LOC116923777 gene encoding RNA-binding protein Musashi homolog 2 isoform X2: protein MDSNSNGSAGRGMKTEVAMSGLALDQSSSSGRSTPTDLPHNKLFVGGLSWQTSADKLREYFGQYGTIIDVQVLKDPLTQRSRGFGFITFAEASSVDRVLAVPAHTLDGKKIDPKHATPKNKGKSTPSSKTKKVFVGGVSQDTSADEVKAYFNQFGRVEEAVMLMDQQTKRHRGFGFVTFESEDVVDRICEIHYHTIKNKKVECKKAQPKEAILASTTTALLAAKRSVLLNGLGVAGLAPGVAHVQPSAASQGAAQQFLAAQAAQVQAAVAAHQQQAAQAQSAAAAAGYGKLLASYPALASYRYSPYSLPGAAAQGNAQAAAAAAAAAAAAAASSAGHHHHHHHAMTAASPAAQQAAAYQGYSLANVDMSSFQGVDWSQIYGMGMYV, encoded by the exons ATGGATAGCAATAGCAACGGTTCTGCTGGCCGCGGCATGAAAACGGAAGTCGCAATGAGCGGACTGGCCTTGGATCAGAGCAGTTCATCCGGTCGTTCGACTCCGACGGACCTTCCGCACAATAAGCTTTTTGTGGGCGGACTCAGCTGGCAAACGTCGGCCGACAAGCTGCGCGAGTACTTTGGCCAGTACGGCACCATTATCGACGTTCAGGTCCTCAAGGATCCTCTTACTCAG AGAAGCCGAGGCTTTGGCTTCATCACCTTTGCCGAAGCGAGTAGCGTGGATCGCGTGCTGGCCGTCCCTGCGCACACGCTCGACGGCAAGAAGATCGACCCGAAACACGCGACGCCCAAGAACAAAGGCAAATCGACGCCTTCATCCAAGACGAAAAAGGTTTTTGTCGGTGGCGTAAGTCAAGACACGTCGGCCGATGAAGTCAAGGCCTACTTCAATCAATTTGGACGCGTCGAGGAGGCCGTCATGCTCATGGACCAGCAGACGAAACGACATCGAGGGTTTGGTTTCGTCACGTTCGAGAGCGAGGACGTTGTCGATCGCATTTGCGAGATTCATTATCACACAATCAAGAATAAGAAAGTGGAATGCAAGAAAGCGCAGCCCAAAGAAGCTATTCTCGCTTCGACCACGACGGCCTTGTTGGCCGCTAAACGTAGCGTCCTCCTCAACGGTCTGGGCGTTGCCGGATTGGCTCCCGGAGTCGCTCACGTTCAGCCATCGGCTGCCAGTCAGGGAGCAGCTCAGCAATTTTTGGCAGCCCAAGCGGCCCAAGTCCAAGCGGCCGTTGCGGCCCATCAACAGCAAGCTGCTCAGGCCCAGTCTGCAGCTGCTGCCGCTGGCTACGGCAAACTATTGGCCAGTTATCCGGCATTGGCTAGTTATCGCTACAGTCCTTATTCTCTGCCCGGCGCTGCCGCTCAGGGCAATGCCCAAGCGGCGGCCGCAGCTgcagccgccgccgccgctgcTGCCGCATCCTCCGCCGgccatcatcaccatcaccacCACGCTATGACGGCCGCTTCGCCCGCCGCCCAACAAGCGGCCGCCTATCAAGGATACAGTCTAGCCAATGTAGATATGTCCAGTTTTCAGGGTGTCGACTGGAGCCAAATCTACGGAATGGGAATGTACGTCTAG
- the LOC116923777 gene encoding RNA-binding protein Musashi homolog 2 isoform X1, whose protein sequence is MLSVGNANIFPAHFGGLSAVLAAGMPVVTGAGGQLTVGMPGSAAAAAAAAAVAAGLMPGNEMNSPSPDMFTTVRTGMDSNSNGSAGRGMKTEVAMSGLALDQSSSSGRSTPTDLPHNKLFVGGLSWQTSADKLREYFGQYGTIIDVQVLKDPLTQRSRGFGFITFAEASSVDRVLAVPAHTLDGKKIDPKHATPKNKGKSTPSSKTKKVFVGGVSQDTSADEVKAYFNQFGRVEEAVMLMDQQTKRHRGFGFVTFESEDVVDRICEIHYHTIKNKKVECKKAQPKEAILASTTTALLAAKRSVLLNGLGVAGLAPGVAHVQPSAASQGAAQQFLAAQAAQVQAAVAAHQQQAAQAQSAAAAAGYGKLLASYPALASYRYSPYSLPGAAAQGNAQAAAAAAAAAAAAAASSAGHHHHHHHAMTAASPAAQQAAAYQGYSLANVDMSSFQGVDWSQIYGMGMYV, encoded by the exons ATGTTGAGTGTAGGTAATGCCAACATCTTCCCAGCTCATTTTGGTGGCTTGTCTGCTGTACTGGCAGCAGGTATGCCCGTTGTCACTGGAGCTGGTGGACAATTGACCGTCGGTATGCCAGGCTCGGCTGCTgcagccgctgctgctgccgccgTTGCAGCTGGTCTCATGCCCGGAAACGAGATGAACTCGCCATCTCCTGACATGTTCACCACCGTCAG AACGGGAATGGATAGCAATAGCAACGGTTCTGCTGGCCGCGGCATGAAAACGGAAGTCGCAATGAGCGGACTGGCCTTGGATCAGAGCAGTTCATCCGGTCGTTCGACTCCGACGGACCTTCCGCACAATAAGCTTTTTGTGGGCGGACTCAGCTGGCAAACGTCGGCCGACAAGCTGCGCGAGTACTTTGGCCAGTACGGCACCATTATCGACGTTCAGGTCCTCAAGGATCCTCTTACTCAG AGAAGCCGAGGCTTTGGCTTCATCACCTTTGCCGAAGCGAGTAGCGTGGATCGCGTGCTGGCCGTCCCTGCGCACACGCTCGACGGCAAGAAGATCGACCCGAAACACGCGACGCCCAAGAACAAAGGCAAATCGACGCCTTCATCCAAGACGAAAAAGGTTTTTGTCGGTGGCGTAAGTCAAGACACGTCGGCCGATGAAGTCAAGGCCTACTTCAATCAATTTGGACGCGTCGAGGAGGCCGTCATGCTCATGGACCAGCAGACGAAACGACATCGAGGGTTTGGTTTCGTCACGTTCGAGAGCGAGGACGTTGTCGATCGCATTTGCGAGATTCATTATCACACAATCAAGAATAAGAAAGTGGAATGCAAGAAAGCGCAGCCCAAAGAAGCTATTCTCGCTTCGACCACGACGGCCTTGTTGGCCGCTAAACGTAGCGTCCTCCTCAACGGTCTGGGCGTTGCCGGATTGGCTCCCGGAGTCGCTCACGTTCAGCCATCGGCTGCCAGTCAGGGAGCAGCTCAGCAATTTTTGGCAGCCCAAGCGGCCCAAGTCCAAGCGGCCGTTGCGGCCCATCAACAGCAAGCTGCTCAGGCCCAGTCTGCAGCTGCTGCCGCTGGCTACGGCAAACTATTGGCCAGTTATCCGGCATTGGCTAGTTATCGCTACAGTCCTTATTCTCTGCCCGGCGCTGCCGCTCAGGGCAATGCCCAAGCGGCGGCCGCAGCTgcagccgccgccgccgctgcTGCCGCATCCTCCGCCGgccatcatcaccatcaccacCACGCTATGACGGCCGCTTCGCCCGCCGCCCAACAAGCGGCCGCCTATCAAGGATACAGTCTAGCCAATGTAGATATGTCCAGTTTTCAGGGTGTCGACTGGAGCCAAATCTACGGAATGGGAATGTACGTCTAG